CTGTAAAGGAGCTCATTTTGGATTGTGATTGTACTAACATGCAATTTAGAAGGGAGTGCTTATTGCCGCAATTTGTTTTCAACAATTCTTCATTGGTTAAAATGAAGCTATGTGCATGTGATTTTTTGCCGGATGGGAAAGTAAATTGGGAATCTCTTAAGTGTTTGCAGTTAGATCATTCTGAGTTGGGTAATCAAGCCGTTGAGCATGTTTTATCTGGTAGTCCTTTGCTTGAATGCTTAGAATTAAGCTGTTGTAGCTTTGAAGGTGCGGTTGTTGTTGCTTCTGAGCATTTGAAAACATTTATTCTAGAAGAATTTGGTAAGAATTGTCCTATCATAGAAATTTCATGTCCTAATCTTGAGAGCTTGAAAATATGGGGACAAGTGGGTTCTACATGTCTTAAATTGATGAACTTGCCTTCTTCACTGCATGCTACATTGGATTTGTACGTCCTAGAATCAGATGATATTAGTCGTGATGATTGCATGAATTTGGTTGAGGAGACCATGAAGCAGATTCTACATGTTGAGGAGGTAGAAATTGCGTTGACGAGGCGAGGAGCTATAAATTCGGTATTGGTTTTTAAAGGTAATTGTTttacaaaaaatttaatacttCTTTGCATTCTTGAGGATCAAAAATCTGTTACCTATAAACGTAGGGCAACTAACAAATGTAGGGCAACTAAATCTGCATGACTTCTTAATATAATTGTCTAAAGATAATATTTTACAGCTAAATATGAGAAGTAATTCTTATTACAAGTGAGTTTAAGTTTTAGCTCCTTGTAACAGATATTAGAGTTAGAAAAGCTGGGTATACTTGAAGCTACTGGATCAGATGGATTTTGTGCTTCAAGTTCGCAAGAAAATGGTATCCTCTACACCTTACTCATTCTGcaaattttaatgataattttgtGCTCCCTTATGTTTTAGCAAGAGTTGATTGCTAGATAGTTATTGACTTGTTACTCTCAATGAATCTTATCAACTCTGCTGTTATTTTGGTTCCATTTTTGAAGATAGTAATTCACTTGCTTCTTTCTTTGATGATTGTGAGTTTGTGTTCGTTAGAAAATTGAGTAACCATTTAATTCTATGAATCTCCTCATTAGGtcacttttttgtttttgtctcAAAAGTTATGCTTGTTTCTTAAACTGTGCAACCTGCAATTCAGAATATTAATTTCAGAACAATTGCTATTTAACATAAAGAAGAAAAAGGCCGTTCCAAAACTTCACGAGTGTCTTAATGGAGAGTTAGTTAGTTCTCCTTTGACTTACTACTATCGCTATCATAGCAAAAAGGTCTCTTGTGCCACTGTTGTCCATTTTGGACAATAAACTGAAGTGATTTCAAACTCCCATTcctttttgtagttttcttcAGTTTCTTTTGTGAGCGACTTGTCTGATATCTCATTATCATCTTTATGCCTATTGTGATGGCCAAAAGAATCAGACCTTTTAGTTGTTAGCTTTGGTAGTCATTGAATTTGGTTAAAAGTTCACCGATGTATAATATTAGAAGTACATTTATACATATTAGTTTGTTGATTGATTTAAAGATGGTGTTTGAACACAATCTTTGATGAAGAGTTCCTTTTGAACATAGGCTGAAATAAGGTTGAATTCTAGATCATTATCTTCCCTTGTTACTTTGAGCTTTTTCTGAAACTGAGTTGAGGTGAACAGAGAGTAGATGTTGACCTTCATATGTATGTCCATTGTCACGATTATTAGAGTAATTAAGGGGAGTATTTTAGGTGGTTAATTATCTTGTTAATTAGTGTTTCATTGCTTAAATAGTTGTTAATTCTCTGTtctaccttattttctcttcttCTGCTTCCTTAAACACTATTTCTTCTCTAATCCCTACTGTCAGAAATTCTAATCTTGTGCACCATTTCATAGATAACTTATGTAGTAGAACGACTGATAGGGATAAATATCCTAGTCTTGAATACCAAATATTATCTTTTGGGATAAGGATAACGTTATTTAgccctaacgtatgaaatggtttaaatttaaccctaacatttctacctaagatcaattttagcccttATGTTACCAAATATTTGAAAAGAGTGGTTTCACTTTTATTTAAGTGTCCCATCAGATCTTACAAACAAGTTTGTCCGTAAAtatcagtttcgtacattttttatGGGTTATAACTATATCAGTAACATTGTAAACATTTTAGATACTTTGACAATTTTTTGTGATATTAAGTAGACTTAGTTGTTTAGCATAATAGGTTTTTTTTGTAATGGTGTTAGTAAAATCATCTCCAAAAGGCTCCTAGTCCActttctaaaaatgatataaacaatTACTCAGAGTGACTTTGACATATTATCTCCactttatcattaaaattaataagtattgttatatttactaatAGTGAGAGGGTAGAGTCTACTCGATAAGAagttatttataaaaaatgaaataaggagGCAGTAGGAGCTCCTCAATAATAGAGAGGATGTAGAAGCTcctagtgatttgaggagtcaCTAAGAGATTGTTGGAGATGTCTAACAAATTTAGGGCTTGTTTGTTTTACATGCTGTTGTTtctaaaaagctacttttccaaaaagcagagagattcactgcttttgtaaaaaactacttttcagctgtaaaaggcaaataggaggtgcttaaccaaacacctaaaattctactttttgaagtgaaaaggcaaacatgaggtgaAAATTGAGTAACCTAACACCCTCTTAATATCTtaaacataattgatgtttggaaggtctgatgtgatagttaaataacGGTTAAAACATCgttttcaaattttctataatgtatagataaaattgatattgcttgaaaacgttagagttaaattttgATCATTTTGTATGTTCGAGCCAAAActgaaatgaaaaatattaatatgattACAGGAAATTTCATGATGCTGGGAACGTTTTGAGAATGGTCGAGATAGGTTCAGTTGTTGCTctatatatataacttataaAGCGAAATTACTAGGCGAGATTTTCGAATTATGGAAATAAATCAAATACAGTGAATCAACAATTACTTCTGTAATTACTGCGCAAGATTTTCGAATTGGTGTTAACTATGGAATAAAACGGGTAAATTTCATAattggtgtacaacatttgctccatttcacactttggtatacaaccttcaatttgtctcactaatatatacgaacttatagaTGACCTaccactttggtgtatagcaggtaaaaaaATAACCTGTTTGACCGGTCCACTCGAAGTCAACTTGCCACATAAGCATTTTTCATCATATTCATTAATAAAAGTGGGAcccatatattataaaaaaaattaattttatctattttccttttttacccTTATACCTCaatctcttcatcttcctcctttaTCATACAACTGCAACTTAACCATAGATATATCTATATAAATGCATTGGAGTTAAGTCCAATTAAATAACACTCATCACTATAAATGTTAATTTTGAGCTAATTTCAGagaaacaaaaaaatcaaaattgtgGATTAATTAAATTGAAGTAGAATTGACCTTCTCTGAattgctgaaaaaataagttaatGAAGCAATAGCAgacaaaaaagagaaaaaaatagaaaactaaGTGGCTTTGATGATCTCATCGGTGTAATAGTCAGGTTCTGATTGTTGTGAAGTAAGAAGATGATCGATCATAGTATTCATATTCTCCAAATTCCCATTTGCTTTCTTCGTTTGCATCCGCTGTTGGATAATCCAAGCCAAGGCGACTGACCCTTTATCCACCCcagaaaatttaatttaataagaGAATAGCTTTTAAGGTTGAGTTAGCAAGTCCCCAGGTATGCCCTATGTTCATCAATTAATTCCTGCAAAAATCTATCAGTCTTTTCTCCTACTTGTTTCAACTTCTTCTCGAATCTTCCACCGTCAATCCAATACAAAATCGGTAAGAAATCACATCGATTCGAAACCCCTGTGTAAGACGCTATCTCCTCCATTATCGATCTGAACTGAGTCACCTCTTCCTGGGCACTCATATCTTCTCCATAATATCTTTTTCCTGCAATACTTCTCATCATAACATTGAAAGTCAGATCTCTAAACATCGGTCTCAATCCCACTATGTTAAAATCTTCCAGAGAGGAATCGCATGGGGTTAGCTTTGTGATTGGCCGCTTGATTTCGTATTTCCGGATGCTAAGAAATATGTTGAGTCGCTAAGTTGAGAAGATCTCGATGGCTGCGATTCGGCGGAGGTGATGAGACTAAGATTATGTCATTTTTTCTGAAACATTCTTTGACGGCGGATGGTGATGATGTTGGAAACAAATGAGGGTTACAGAAAAACCGAATTGAAAGTAAGAACGGAAATCGGAAATCGAACTGTGCCGTGGCGGaggccactgccttgaaagcgatttcggcagacAGAGGTGCAATCTGTAACTCCGGTGGCTCCCCAAGGTTAACATAGAAACCTTCGAACCTGTGCAGTCAAAGTCGAAGATTGTAGAACAGCAAAAGAGTATTTTTTAATTGCCCAGAAAAGCGATTGAAAGAAAAAGTATGTTTCCAAAGCTGGAAACTGGTTGTATTTATAGCCTTCAGAAATATGAACGTTAGAACGTTCATATACACGTTAGAACGTGGAGCAAGACCAGGAGAAAAATAAGGTTCGGTTTTTGACTAAATAAAAAGTTGAGGAAAAGTTCAAAGAAGTTAAacggataaaaagaaaataaaattcgggcccagtcgggacgggcgggcgtcgcgcgaacgaacgagcgagcgcgcacgtgtggtatatttgctaaaaaccacttaacacaatttaaaggcttctaaagcccaactctatatatacccactcaaagggttataagtttcccatgtgggattgtAAAAGTGCTCTTGAGAGCAAAGTGGTTAAAGACAAATATACCCCACACTTTCAAAGCCATTTTTATTCAACACACCAAAGTTTTCAAAGCCATTTTtctaacaatcccccacaaatggctttataaaagcaattttaaaatAGTACAAAGAAGACAATTTTTCTAGGCAAATAAAAAGAATAGGATAAGGTTATGAAGAGCTTAAGTATCAATGTCtttcgattgaattgatacGTAGTGAGATGAGGCAACAGGGTGACGTTTTAGAAGTGAATTACTCTTGAACTTCTAAAACTTCATCTGAGACCCCCACAACACGTAAATAACCTTAAAAACTTTTGATGTTCCGCGATAATACATTACAACGCTTTTGAAGGCCATGCGTTCATtctttggagatgaagacgaggcttcattatttggatgaagacgaggcttcattatttggatgaagacaaggcttcattatttggatgaagacgaggcttcattatttggagatgaagacgaggcttcattgtttagatgaagacgaggcttcattatttggagatgaagacgaggcttcattatttggatgaagacgaggcattattatttggagatgaacacgaggcttcattgtttggatgaagacggggcttcattgtttggatgaagacgatgcttcattatttggagatgaagacgaggctttattacttggatgaagatgaggcttcattatttggatgaagacgaggcttcattatttggagatgaagatgaggcttcattacttggatgaagatgaggcttcattatttggagatgaagatgaggcttcattgtttggatgaagacgaggcttcattatttggagatgaagacgaggcttcattactttgatgaagacgaggcttcattactttgatgaagacgaggcttcattgtttggatgaagacgaggcttcattgtttggatgaagacaaggcttcattgctttgatgaagacgaggcttcattgtttggataaagacgaggcttcattatttggatgaagacgaggcttcattgttggatgaagacgaggattCATTAATGGATGAAGACAAGGCTTCattgttggagatgaagacgaggcttcattatttggatgaacccttttctttccaaaaCTAtatttactaatgcattatatcttttagcaagtaactttttagaatctggtttaggatttctccgattgtttagggtaggtggccagccgtaccccaatgtgtgaacctttgtgaaggttagaagcttttattcctggtgaggaagttaagctgccccaGGTGAtcgattgtttcctatctttgaggtaaatcaATCCGCCAGCGGGTCTTAATACTCTCCTTTTGAGAAGAATACTTGagggtgtaaagatctcacgtctgagaaattttTAACCCGTCCCTAACGGCGATCaatcgtttcctatctttgaggtagatcgatccgccgctgagattattgttcttctatctttgaggagaaagtttagggtgtaattttctcatgtttgagataattttaacccgcttttgatggtgaccaatatttttcctgtctttgaggagagagttgagctcatttgaaagctcttgagggtctgtgtttcttatctttatggaaaggggatccgcccgtgatagGGAttaattgtcctatctttgaggtaattgattcgcctgtggaacttttcattcgctagccactgggcgtatatcacctcTTGGATTACACCCGCCTgttcagctttgctatttcttcttctatataatttggaaagatatagaacaaaactaggcaaatgaatataagaaatatggcgagagagaataaattataaaatataggatactataacagtttaatgcacatataagaatacgtaaaaatactgatttttaggcccatggttccatcttttgtgagcaactagaaccgcatcctcaatgatgtttaacttatgagtaatcacatcggggcttactcctgtggggatctcattctcccatGCAAacacgctttcagactcaatgagaaatttcgtaacatcctccttgatctcaggttttaatcctttggcaatctgcacccgctttccatcagcaataaggagcatT
The window above is part of the Euphorbia lathyris chromosome 3, ddEupLath1.1, whole genome shotgun sequence genome. Proteins encoded here:
- the LOC136221935 gene encoding F-box/LRR-repeat protein At3g03360-like, with the protein product MYLDPRLSLWIRFATLKAVKELILDCDCTNMQFRRECLLPQFVFNNSSLVKMKLCACDFLPDGKVNWESLKCLQLDHSELGNQAVEHVLSGSPLLECLELSCCSFEGAVVVASEHLKTFILEEFGKNCPIIEISCPNLESLKIWGQVGSTCLKLMNLPSSLHATLDLYVLESDDISRDDCMNLVEETMKQILHVEEVEIALTRRGAINSVLVFKDIRVRKAGYT